One window of Desulfovibrio sp. Fe33 genomic DNA carries:
- a CDS encoding ABC transporter permease, translating into MDTFALTIAAILMAGAPLVLATLGETLTEKAGIVNLSLDGSILLAAMAAFACSATFDSPWLGMLAGAAVGAAIAGVLGVIGIYLGQSQLAVGFILTLLSRDLAYFLGHNFSRQPGPDLGLWTIPGAGDVPFVGLIFGSQSPVVYMSLGAIAFCWWWMFRTEGGMRLRAVGESPRAAFGRGIRVRLVRLYYCLAGGALVGLAGGAYSLAVKPGWGRPQGCEGAGWIALAIVIFGGWHPVRTALGAFFFAALQVSGIHLQEIFPSIPAPVFQVAPFPMMILTLLAVNMGRMGWIQDIVRRYPVLKSLSKGWSIEAPAALGQDFNPKKGL; encoded by the coding sequence ATGGATACCTTCGCCCTGACCATCGCCGCCATCCTCATGGCCGGAGCTCCCCTGGTCCTCGCCACCCTGGGAGAGACCCTGACCGAAAAAGCGGGCATCGTTAACCTCTCGCTGGACGGCTCCATCCTGCTGGCCGCCATGGCCGCCTTCGCCTGCTCCGCCACCTTCGACTCCCCCTGGCTCGGGATGCTGGCGGGCGCTGCGGTCGGCGCGGCCATCGCGGGCGTGCTCGGCGTCATCGGCATCTATCTCGGCCAGTCCCAGCTCGCGGTCGGCTTCATCCTGACACTGCTCTCCCGCGACCTGGCCTACTTTCTCGGCCACAATTTCTCCCGGCAGCCCGGGCCGGACCTCGGCCTGTGGACCATCCCCGGCGCGGGCGACGTCCCCTTCGTCGGCCTGATCTTCGGCTCGCAGTCCCCGGTGGTCTACATGAGCCTCGGAGCCATCGCCTTCTGCTGGTGGTGGATGTTCCGCACCGAGGGCGGTATGCGCCTGCGCGCCGTGGGCGAATCCCCACGAGCGGCCTTCGGACGCGGCATCCGGGTCCGGTTGGTGCGCCTGTACTACTGTCTGGCGGGCGGAGCCCTGGTGGGGCTTGCGGGGGGCGCGTACTCCCTGGCCGTGAAGCCCGGCTGGGGCAGGCCGCAGGGCTGCGAGGGCGCGGGCTGGATCGCCCTGGCCATCGTCATCTTCGGAGGCTGGCACCCGGTGCGCACAGCGCTCGGCGCGTTCTTCTTCGCCGCCCTGCAGGTGTCCGGCATTCACCTCCAGGAGATATTCCCGTCCATCCCGGCTCCGGTCTTCCAGGTGGCCCCCTTCCCCATGATGATTCTGACCCTGTTGGCCGTAAACATGGGCCGCATGGGCTGGATTCAGGACATCGTGCGCCGCTACCCGGTCCTCAAAAGCCTGTCCAAGGGGTGGTCCATTGAAGCCCCTGCCGCGCTGGGCCAGGACTTCAATCCCAAGAAGGGGCTCTGA
- the rimK gene encoding 30S ribosomal protein S6--L-glutamate ligase, translated as MKIVILSRKSSLYSTQALVDAGKARGHKVEVVNPLRCYMNITSHSPSIHYKGEQVVGVDAVIPRIGASITFFGCAVVRQFEMMGVYSLNESIAITRSRDKLRSLQLLSRKGIGLPVTGFASSTQFTGDLIDLVGGAPLVVKLLEGTQGIGVVLAETRHAAESVIQAFQGLNANILVQEYIKESKGSDIRCLVVGGKVVAAMRRTAGKGEFRSNIHRGGTAEPVRITPEERSTAVRAARIMGLNVCGVDLLRSNHGPVVMEVNSSPGLEGIEKATGIDIADKIIEFIEKNAKPGKTKTRGKG; from the coding sequence ATGAAAATCGTCATTCTCTCGCGCAAGTCCAGCCTGTATTCCACCCAGGCCCTGGTCGACGCAGGAAAAGCTCGCGGCCATAAGGTTGAGGTCGTCAACCCTCTGCGCTGCTACATGAACATCACCTCCCACAGCCCGTCCATTCACTACAAGGGCGAACAGGTGGTCGGCGTTGACGCGGTCATCCCGCGCATAGGCGCGTCCATCACCTTCTTCGGCTGCGCCGTGGTTCGCCAGTTCGAAATGATGGGCGTGTACAGCCTCAATGAATCCATCGCCATCACCCGGTCCCGCGACAAGCTGCGCAGCCTCCAACTGCTCTCGCGCAAGGGCATCGGCCTGCCGGTTACGGGCTTCGCCAGCTCCACCCAGTTCACCGGCGACCTCATCGATCTGGTGGGCGGCGCGCCCCTGGTGGTCAAGCTGCTGGAAGGCACCCAGGGCATCGGCGTGGTCCTGGCCGAAACCAGACATGCGGCCGAGAGCGTCATCCAGGCCTTCCAGGGTCTCAACGCCAACATCCTGGTCCAGGAATACATCAAGGAATCCAAGGGATCGGATATCCGCTGCCTGGTGGTGGGCGGCAAGGTCGTCGCGGCCATGCGGCGCACGGCGGGCAAGGGCGAGTTCCGCTCCAACATCCACCGCGGCGGCACCGCCGAGCCCGTCAGGATCACCCCGGAAGAGCGCTCCACCGCAGTCCGGGCCGCCCGCATCATGGGCCTGAACGTCTGCGGCGTGGACCTGCTCCGCTCCAACCACGGCCCGGTGGTCATGGAGGTCAACTCCTCCCCCGGCCTGGAGGGTATCGAAAAGGCCACGGGTATCGACATCGCGGACAAAATCATCGAGTTTATCGAGAAGAACGCCAAGCCCGGCAAGACCAAAACGCGCGGCAAGGGCTAG
- a CDS encoding PAS domain-containing hybrid sensor histidine kinase/response regulator, giving the protein MKYATLEQCRRRIADLETELERTRERLGAALGAAWTSQPTRKAVVEEPCRSAAATGFPGVDLTADAAQLRILLESIPELVWFKDAAGTYVFCNQCFERFYGAAATDIVGRTDYDFVEVGLADAIREQDRRAVEAGVPCVNEERGVYRDDGHEECLETIRTPLFGGNGALLGVLGVARDITGRNRFADVLRDSEQRHRVIFENSPLGMIRFGRDGRILDCNNRFVQMMGAARGDIIGAELLRGRNPKLGRALETAMAGRPSSCDDYFVSGGGGREAFLHVQFNPVVPGRSPTEVIATLEDFSERKQDQDTLRTAKEQAEAFSRSKTEFLANMSHEIRTPLNGIMGMLQLIQSTGLDKEQSEYTRAALQSARRLMNLLTDILDLSRVEAGKLAVRNAPFDLVETCEQVCDLFRLTSAQSGVDMACELGADVPRRAVGDAVRLQQILTNLMGNAFKFTDSGRVVMAAHRLPNLPSGGYRILFYVSDTGAGIPDSKVGTLFDAFTQVSRGHTRRYQGAGLGLSICRNLVSLMGGNMAIESEEGVGTTLYVSLPFDEAPGAPPAVSIASMRGRATGPLSILLAEDERVNSLVIKRILEKAGHTVTGVENGEQVLAALRGAAFDVILMDIQMPVMDGVETSLAIRAGMAGEERADIPIVAVTAYAMVGDREKFLAAGMDGYVVKPVERRKLLEALEIALSGDARRPVGGG; this is encoded by the coding sequence TTGAAATACGCGACCCTGGAACAGTGTAGGCGGCGTATCGCCGACCTCGAGACCGAGCTGGAACGGACAAGGGAGCGGCTTGGCGCCGCCTTGGGGGCGGCATGGACGTCCCAGCCCACCAGGAAGGCCGTAGTGGAGGAGCCGTGCCGTTCGGCTGCCGCAACCGGTTTTCCCGGCGTCGACCTCACGGCGGACGCGGCGCAGTTGCGCATCCTGCTGGAATCCATCCCCGAACTGGTCTGGTTCAAGGACGCGGCCGGAACCTACGTTTTCTGCAATCAATGTTTCGAGCGTTTTTACGGAGCGGCGGCAACGGACATTGTCGGGCGGACGGATTACGATTTCGTGGAGGTCGGCCTGGCCGACGCCATCCGGGAGCAGGACCGCAGGGCCGTGGAGGCGGGCGTTCCCTGCGTCAACGAGGAACGGGGCGTCTACAGGGACGACGGCCATGAGGAGTGCCTGGAGACGATCAGGACGCCGCTGTTCGGCGGAAACGGCGCGCTGCTCGGCGTGCTCGGCGTGGCGCGGGACATCACCGGGCGCAATCGGTTCGCGGACGTGCTTCGGGACAGCGAACAACGCCACCGGGTCATCTTCGAGAACTCCCCCCTTGGCATGATACGGTTCGGCCGGGACGGGCGGATACTGGATTGCAACAACCGGTTCGTGCAAATGATGGGCGCCGCCAGGGGGGACATCATCGGGGCCGAACTCCTGCGCGGGCGCAACCCGAAATTGGGACGGGCCCTGGAGACGGCCATGGCCGGTCGTCCGTCCTCCTGCGACGATTATTTCGTTTCGGGCGGCGGCGGGCGCGAGGCGTTCCTGCATGTTCAGTTCAACCCGGTCGTTCCCGGCAGGTCCCCCACCGAGGTCATCGCCACCTTGGAGGACTTCAGCGAACGGAAGCAGGATCAGGACACCTTGCGGACGGCCAAGGAGCAGGCCGAGGCGTTCAGCCGCTCCAAGACGGAGTTTCTCGCCAACATGAGCCACGAGATCAGGACCCCGCTCAACGGGATCATGGGGATGCTCCAGCTCATCCAGTCGACCGGCCTCGACAAGGAGCAGTCCGAGTACACGCGGGCGGCCCTGCAATCCGCGCGGAGGCTGATGAACCTGTTGACCGACATCCTAGACCTGTCGAGGGTGGAGGCGGGCAAGCTGGCCGTGCGCAACGCTCCCTTCGACCTGGTGGAGACCTGCGAACAGGTCTGCGACCTGTTCAGGCTCACTTCAGCCCAGTCCGGGGTGGACATGGCCTGCGAACTGGGCGCGGACGTTCCGCGACGGGCCGTGGGGGATGCCGTCCGGCTCCAGCAAATCCTGACCAACCTCATGGGCAACGCCTTCAAGTTTACCGACTCCGGGCGCGTCGTCATGGCCGCGCATAGGCTTCCGAACCTCCCTTCGGGCGGCTATCGAATCCTTTTTTACGTGTCCGACACCGGGGCGGGGATACCGGACAGCAAGGTCGGCACCCTGTTCGACGCCTTCACCCAAGTCTCCCGGGGCCACACCCGCCGGTACCAGGGCGCGGGGCTCGGGTTGTCCATCTGCCGGAATCTGGTTTCCCTAATGGGCGGCAACATGGCTATCGAAAGCGAGGAGGGCGTCGGCACCACGCTGTATGTCTCCCTGCCCTTCGACGAGGCTCCGGGCGCTCCTCCGGCCGTGAGCATCGCCTCGATGCGCGGACGCGCGACCGGTCCGCTGTCCATCCTTCTTGCCGAAGACGAGCGGGTCAACAGCCTGGTCATCAAACGTATCCTGGAAAAGGCAGGGCATACCGTCACCGGCGTGGAGAACGGCGAACAGGTCCTCGCCGCACTGCGCGGCGCGGCCTTCGACGTGATTCTTATGGACATCCAGATGCCGGTGATGGACGGGGTGGAGACCTCCCTGGCGATTCGGGCCGGGATGGCCGGTGAGGAACGGGCGGACATCCCCATCGTGGCCGTGACCGCCTACGCCATGGTCGGCGACCGGGAGAAGTTTCTCGCGGCGGGAATGGACGGCTACGTGGTCAAGCCCGTGGAGAGGCGAAAGCTGTTGGAGGCGTTGGAGATCGCACTGTCGGGCGATGCCCGACGGCCGGTCGGCGGGGGGTGA
- a CDS encoding TorD/DmsD family molecular chaperone: MPSVERHAGRTSAAGAAGTTVLGSFLRFVGVACNGFNIIAGESGRPVLVQASGLSDSWRVFFEDAGLDAPIEALGDDIRILLVDEAELARTLGEFNALFRVPELPVPLWESVWLSSEKILFTEESFAVRDWYARFQWEINKVGYEAEDHIGFEAAFCGWLFDAAVKGQEGGPDARPQPTQSDVRAFLEEHFTRWAPECFRQLADAAGTPFWKHLLSSASLLSGALAEDS; the protein is encoded by the coding sequence ATGCCGTCAGTTGAACGACATGCAGGCCGAACGTCCGCCGCGGGCGCGGCCGGAACGACGGTGCTGGGGTCCTTTCTCCGGTTCGTCGGCGTGGCCTGCAACGGATTCAATATCATCGCCGGTGAGTCCGGCAGGCCCGTCCTGGTTCAGGCGTCCGGTCTGTCGGACTCCTGGCGGGTCTTCTTCGAAGACGCAGGACTCGACGCCCCGATAGAGGCGTTGGGGGATGACATCCGTATCCTGCTGGTGGATGAAGCCGAGCTCGCGAGAACCCTTGGCGAGTTCAATGCCCTGTTCCGCGTCCCCGAGCTTCCCGTGCCCCTGTGGGAATCCGTGTGGCTTTCCAGTGAGAAGATTCTTTTCACCGAGGAGAGTTTCGCGGTCCGCGACTGGTACGCCCGCTTTCAGTGGGAGATCAACAAGGTCGGGTACGAGGCCGAGGACCATATAGGCTTTGAGGCGGCCTTCTGCGGCTGGCTGTTCGACGCCGCCGTGAAGGGCCAAGAGGGCGGGCCGGACGCCCGTCCGCAACCAACCCAGTCGGACGTGCGTGCGTTCCTGGAGGAGCACTTCACCCGATGGGCTCCGGAGTGCTTCCGGCAGCTCGCCGATGCGGCGGGCACGCCTTTCTGGAAGCATCTGCTGTCCTCGGCTTCCCTGCTGTCCGGGGCGTTGGCGGAAGACTCCTGA
- the corA gene encoding magnesium/cobalt transporter CorA, translating to MARFLKRDDKTAGKPPGSLIFVGLQKTDAPRLRIIEYDGDSLRDECLGDSDGLAPCPDGPGVTWLNVDGLHVPEIIRRVGAAYSIPPLLLEDIVDTGHRPKMEEYPDMVFITLRMLSLSEDHDRIVSEQFSCALTGRCLVTFQERPGLVFEPVRERLRRHSGKLRQRGPGYLLYALLDCVFENYLKVIEIMGERIEAFDEEILDAPSPELLEEINICRREMAFARKAVRPIREIALKLARADSPLLDEDMLPYLRDLNDMAEQVSEAVETYREMLNDHQNSYNMAVANRLNDVMKFLTIFATIFIPLSFMASLYGMNFEFMPELKYHYGYFILLGGMAAVAGGLLIYFKKRKWI from the coding sequence ATGGCCAGATTTCTGAAACGAGACGACAAGACGGCTGGCAAGCCACCGGGATCGCTCATTTTCGTCGGCCTGCAAAAAACCGACGCCCCCAGGTTGCGAATCATTGAATACGACGGGGACAGCCTGCGCGACGAATGCCTCGGGGATTCGGACGGCCTGGCTCCCTGCCCGGACGGCCCCGGCGTCACCTGGCTCAACGTGGACGGCCTGCACGTGCCCGAAATCATACGCCGCGTGGGCGCGGCCTACTCCATTCCCCCGCTTCTCCTGGAGGACATCGTCGATACCGGACATCGGCCCAAGATGGAGGAGTACCCGGACATGGTCTTCATCACGCTCCGGATGCTCTCCCTGAGCGAGGACCATGACCGGATCGTCTCCGAGCAGTTCTCCTGCGCGCTCACGGGCCGCTGCCTGGTCACGTTCCAGGAACGGCCTGGCCTCGTGTTCGAGCCTGTTCGCGAACGCCTTCGCAGACACTCCGGCAAACTCCGGCAGCGCGGTCCGGGCTACCTGCTCTACGCCCTGCTCGACTGCGTGTTCGAAAACTACCTCAAGGTCATCGAGATCATGGGCGAACGCATCGAAGCTTTCGACGAGGAGATTCTCGACGCGCCCTCGCCCGAGCTGCTCGAAGAGATCAACATCTGCCGCCGCGAGATGGCCTTCGCACGCAAGGCCGTGCGCCCGATCCGGGAGATCGCGCTCAAGCTGGCCAGGGCCGACAGCCCTCTCCTGGACGAAGACATGCTCCCGTATCTGCGCGACCTGAACGACATGGCCGAACAGGTCTCCGAGGCCGTGGAGACATACCGCGAAATGCTCAACGACCACCAGAACAGCTACAACATGGCCGTGGCCAACCGTCTTAACGACGTGATGAAATTCCTGACGATCTTCGCCACCATCTTCATCCCGCTCTCTTTCATGGCAAGCCTGTACGGCATGAACTTCGAATTCATGCCCGAACTGAAGTACCATTACGGCTACTTCATCCTCCTCGGCGGTATGGCCGCCGTGGCCGGAGGCTTGCTCATCTACTTCAAAAAACGCAAATGGATCTGA
- a CDS encoding PLD nuclease N-terminal domain-containing protein yields MGIEIGGLLGLIILVLDVWALVKIFQSSAGTGSKVLWIILVLLFPILGFLFWFLMGPKG; encoded by the coding sequence ATGGGTATTGAAATCGGCGGGTTGCTCGGACTCATCATCCTTGTGTTGGACGTGTGGGCGTTGGTCAAGATTTTTCAGAGCTCGGCGGGCACCGGCTCCAAGGTGCTTTGGATCATCCTGGTGCTGCTGTTCCCCATTTTGGGGTTCCTGTTCTGGTTCCTGATGGGGCCGAAGGGCTGA
- a CDS encoding hybrid sensor histidine kinase/response regulator, with amino-acid sequence MDTSERPTVLIVDDNRLNIDLLVDVLKDDYKLLVALNGLTALEILRNTLPDIILLDIMMPEMDGYEVCKRIKSEERTAQIPIIFITARSQSEDEAKGLALGAVDYITKPVNPAIVQARVKTHLALYNQNRELEEKVRQRTFELEKSKEKADEASRAKSAFLANISHELRTPLNHIMGLSSLLLEIDTDPERLELIRPLHDGAAQLAGLFDQLLDLTMLESDAVRIEFKHFDFSKALSRLAAVFHAYALKKGVEFEFVAHGDVPEVLYGAPLETAQALNNILLNAFRYTEKGKISLDVSRDPVRFAGNGQNQVMILFTITDTGVGIPPDRLETIFHSFEIGEKVMTKRLSGSGVGLTISKYLIEKLGGAISVESTVGKGSAFSISLPFFLNHEKGDKPASA; translated from the coding sequence ATGGACACGAGTGAACGCCCCACCGTCCTAATAGTCGACGACAACCGTCTGAATATCGATCTTCTGGTCGATGTTCTCAAGGACGACTACAAACTCCTTGTGGCGCTTAACGGGCTTACGGCGCTGGAAATCCTCCGCAACACGCTCCCCGACATCATCCTCCTGGACATCATGATGCCCGAGATGGACGGCTACGAGGTCTGCAAACGGATCAAGAGCGAAGAGCGGACCGCGCAAATCCCGATCATCTTCATCACGGCCAGATCGCAGAGCGAAGACGAGGCCAAGGGACTGGCGCTCGGGGCCGTGGACTACATCACCAAGCCGGTCAATCCGGCCATCGTCCAGGCTCGGGTCAAGACCCACCTCGCCCTGTACAACCAGAACCGCGAACTTGAGGAAAAGGTCCGGCAGCGGACCTTCGAACTCGAAAAGAGCAAGGAAAAAGCCGACGAGGCCAGCCGGGCGAAATCCGCCTTCCTGGCCAACATCAGCCACGAGCTTCGCACGCCGCTCAACCACATCATGGGATTGTCCAGTCTGCTCCTCGAAATCGACACCGACCCCGAGCGGCTTGAACTGATCCGACCCCTTCACGATGGAGCCGCGCAGCTCGCCGGGCTTTTCGACCAGCTCCTGGACCTGACCATGCTCGAATCCGACGCGGTGCGGATCGAATTCAAACACTTCGACTTCTCCAAGGCCCTGTCGCGCCTGGCGGCCGTGTTTCACGCCTATGCCCTGAAAAAGGGCGTGGAGTTCGAGTTCGTCGCCCACGGCGATGTGCCGGAGGTTCTCTACGGCGCGCCGCTGGAAACAGCCCAGGCCCTGAACAACATCCTGCTCAACGCCTTTCGCTACACGGAAAAGGGCAAGATAAGCCTGGACGTATCCAGGGACCCGGTCCGCTTCGCCGGGAACGGACAGAACCAGGTCATGATCCTCTTCACGATCACGGACACGGGCGTCGGCATCCCTCCCGACCGCCTGGAAACCATCTTCCACAGCTTTGAAATAGGGGAGAAGGTCATGACCAAGCGGCTGAGCGGGTCCGGCGTGGGACTGACCATATCCAAATACCTCATCGAAAAGCTCGGCGGCGCCATCTCGGTGGAGAGCACGGTGGGCAAGGGCAGCGCCTTCTCCATTTCCCTGCCCTTTTTCCTGAATCACGAGAAAGGGGACAAGCCCGCATCGGCCTAA
- a CDS encoding LapA family protein: protein MDNGNTPMNASQKQTPTITWRKIRLGAIITLIALWVLFLLQNTEQTQVSFLWLTFTASRILLLLGTLFVGAVLGAFLTYRFCAKGKKSQLKPPQFS from the coding sequence ATGGACAACGGCAATACCCCAATGAATGCAAGTCAAAAGCAAACCCCAACGATCACCTGGCGGAAAATCCGCCTGGGAGCCATCATCACGCTGATCGCGTTGTGGGTCCTCTTTCTGCTCCAGAACACCGAACAAACCCAGGTCTCGTTCCTCTGGCTCACCTTTACCGCCTCGCGCATCCTGCTCCTTCTCGGCACGCTGTTCGTAGGCGCCGTCCTGGGTGCGTTCCTGACCTACCGGTTCTGCGCCAAGGGGAAGAAATCCCAGCTCAAACCGCCGCAGTTCTCCTGA
- a CDS encoding dimethyl sulfoxide reductase anchor subunit family protein, giving the protein MTYEYPLVFFTVFGQLSAGIALLVWLTGLQKHQAEERMAWIVALAALVVSGASAVLHLQSYLPAAFALSNVGSSWLSREILMGAVFFVLIGLRFFNVLSARFNWLVGLGGVAFVLVMSQIYVQNASVPLWNSWGTALAFLGTMLLLGGSAALALAPEGWERPAIAASVSAALVGGLLALSLPAFWLGGMLAPLNPALLGVFASAAICVTLTQAACYAAGGVLTAYGVPGRRGFVRIGFVVVLVGAVVGRMLFYAANIGMLS; this is encoded by the coding sequence ATGACATACGAATATCCTCTTGTCTTCTTCACCGTGTTCGGACAGCTCTCCGCCGGTATCGCGCTCCTCGTCTGGCTGACGGGGCTGCAAAAACATCAGGCCGAAGAGCGGATGGCCTGGATCGTCGCGCTGGCGGCTCTCGTCGTATCCGGCGCGAGCGCCGTGCTGCATCTGCAATCCTACCTGCCGGCGGCCTTCGCCCTTTCGAACGTGGGGTCCTCGTGGCTTTCGCGTGAGATACTCATGGGCGCGGTCTTCTTCGTCCTGATCGGGCTGCGCTTCTTCAACGTGCTCTCGGCCAGGTTCAATTGGCTGGTGGGCCTTGGCGGCGTGGCCTTCGTCCTGGTCATGAGCCAGATCTACGTCCAGAACGCGTCCGTGCCGCTTTGGAATTCCTGGGGAACGGCCCTGGCCTTCCTGGGAACCATGCTCCTGCTGGGCGGAAGCGCGGCCCTGGCCCTGGCTCCCGAAGGATGGGAACGGCCCGCCATTGCCGCCAGCGTGAGCGCGGCGTTGGTGGGAGGGCTGCTCGCCCTGTCTCTGCCCGCCTTCTGGCTGGGGGGCATGTTGGCTCCGCTCAATCCCGCGCTACTGGGCGTTTTCGCCTCGGCGGCCATTTGCGTCACGCTGACGCAGGCGGCCTGCTACGCGGCGGGCGGCGTCCTGACTGCTTATGGCGTTCCCGGCAGGCGTGGTTTCGTCCGGATCGGTTTCGTTGTCGTGCTCGTCGGAGCGGTGGTCGGCCGTATGCTCTTCTATGCGGCCAACATCGGGATGTTGAGCTAG
- a CDS encoding succinylglutamate desuccinylase/aspartoacylase family protein, with product MAAGTSATALLPVPDTSLRQGSVMPVHVVHGRREGPSFFVCAALHGDELNGVEIIRRLLGMKRLGQLAGTLYAIPIVNIYGFMANTRYLPDRRDLNRFFPGKEGGSLASELASVLFENVVRRCGYGIDLHTGSNHRRNLPHIRGDMEDPTVLSMAKAFGAPLALDLSGMEGSLRAAAREIGVRVLLYEAGEALRFDELSIRAGLRGITSVLEALGMLPAGKRKRERPPLQIATDRAWCRAPASGLFRAAAKLGQHVVRGEVLGTVHDPFGGRSTDLVSPQDGVVIGDQSLASVYKGDAVMHIARFDAPRQAQASMDEYSEMVMDARVAR from the coding sequence GTGGCGGCCGGAACCAGCGCCACCGCGCTTCTGCCCGTGCCCGACACCTCCCTGCGCCAGGGCTCCGTCATGCCGGTCCACGTCGTCCACGGCAGACGCGAGGGACCGTCCTTCTTCGTCTGCGCCGCCCTGCACGGCGACGAACTGAACGGGGTGGAGATCATCCGGCGGCTGTTGGGCATGAAGCGGCTCGGCCAATTGGCCGGCACCCTGTACGCCATCCCCATCGTGAATATATACGGGTTCATGGCCAACACCCGCTACCTGCCGGACCGGCGCGACCTGAACAGGTTTTTCCCCGGCAAGGAAGGCGGCTCGCTGGCTTCGGAACTGGCGTCGGTTCTCTTCGAGAACGTGGTCAGGCGATGCGGCTACGGCATCGACCTGCACACAGGCTCCAATCACCGCCGGAACCTGCCGCACATCCGGGGCGACATGGAGGACCCGACGGTCCTGTCCATGGCCAAGGCGTTCGGCGCGCCGCTGGCCCTCGACCTTTCCGGCATGGAAGGCTCCCTGCGGGCCGCCGCCAGGGAAATCGGCGTACGCGTTTTGCTCTACGAGGCGGGAGAAGCCCTGCGCTTCGACGAGCTCTCCATCCGCGCCGGGCTGCGCGGCATCACCTCGGTGCTAGAGGCCCTGGGAATGCTCCCCGCGGGCAAACGGAAGCGCGAGCGGCCCCCCCTGCAAATCGCCACGGACCGGGCCTGGTGCAGGGCTCCCGCCAGCGGCCTGTTCCGGGCCGCAGCCAAGCTCGGCCAGCACGTCGTCCGGGGCGAAGTTCTCGGAACCGTCCACGACCCCTTCGGCGGCCGGTCCACGGACCTGGTATCGCCGCAGGACGGCGTCGTCATCGGCGATCAGTCCCTGGCCTCGGTCTACAAGGGAGACGCCGTCATGCACATCGCCCGGTTCGACGCGCCCCGCCAGGCCCAGGCCTCGATGGACGAATATTCGGAGATGGTCATGGACGCCAGGGTGGCGCGCTAG
- a CDS encoding ATP-dependent zinc protease family protein: MKRPKEPKMIIGWREWVSLPDLNVPAIKVKVDTGARTSALHAFDIVPFERDGIRYVSFNVHPLQGNDDLVIPCAAPLVDRRKVTNSGGQSQRRHVIATTLLLAGRSWPIELTLTNRDEMRFRMLLGRNAMSGRLLVDPSLSMQAGNAVGKRAYSKRKKGN, encoded by the coding sequence ATGAAAAGACCGAAAGAACCGAAGATGATAATCGGCTGGCGGGAATGGGTATCCCTGCCCGACCTCAACGTGCCCGCCATCAAGGTCAAGGTGGACACAGGAGCCAGGACTTCCGCCCTGCACGCCTTCGACATCGTTCCCTTCGAACGTGACGGCATCCGTTACGTTTCCTTCAACGTCCACCCCCTGCAGGGGAACGACGATCTTGTCATTCCGTGCGCCGCTCCCCTGGTGGATCGCAGGAAAGTCACCAATTCGGGTGGACAAAGCCAGAGGCGGCATGTCATAGCGACCACCCTGCTTCTGGCCGGACGGTCCTGGCCCATCGAATTGACCCTGACCAATCGGGACGAAATGCGATTCAGGATGCTTCTCGGACGCAACGCCATGTCCGGGCGGCTTCTGGTCGATCCGTCCCTGTCCATGCAGGCAGGAAACGCCGTCGGAAAACGGGCGTACTCCAAACGGAAGAAAGGTAATTAG
- a CDS encoding YceI family protein has product MKRKLSFTLFRIPAAMLLVLCLAATAGAETWKVDPDHSAAHFSIRHLTIAQVRGMFPAVTGTIEFDADKPKAFDISIDVNSIDTGVEARDAHLKSSDFFAAEIHPVMTFKSTRIYPADNGYAVSGILTIKGASREVKLVVTGLDTPRADPWGNTRRGAAAEFSIDRRDYGVDWNAPLDGGGFMVGNTVQIAVDLEAVKVK; this is encoded by the coding sequence ATGAAACGGAAATTATCATTCACCTTGTTCCGCATACCGGCGGCAATGCTGCTGGTCCTCTGCCTGGCCGCAACGGCCGGGGCCGAGACATGGAAGGTGGACCCGGACCACTCCGCGGCCCACTTCTCCATCCGCCACCTGACCATCGCCCAGGTGCGCGGCATGTTCCCGGCAGTCACCGGAACCATCGAGTTCGACGCGGACAAGCCGAAAGCCTTCGACATCTCCATCGATGTGAACAGCATCGACACGGGCGTCGAGGCCCGCGACGCGCACCTCAAGAGCAGCGACTTCTTCGCCGCGGAAATCCATCCGGTCATGACCTTCAAGAGCACCCGGATTTACCCCGCCGACAACGGCTACGCGGTATCCGGCATCCTGACCATCAAGGGTGCGTCCCGAGAAGTGAAGCTGGTCGTCACCGGCCTCGACACGCCGCGCGCCGATCCCTGGGGCAACACCAGGAGAGGCGCGGCCGCGGAGTTCTCCATCGACCGCCGGGACTACGGGGTGGACTGGAACGCCCCGCTCGACGGAGGCGGCTTCATGGTCGGCAATACCGTCCAGATCGCCGTGGACCTCGAAGCCGTCAAGGTCAAATAG